A stretch of the Conger conger chromosome 3, fConCon1.1, whole genome shotgun sequence genome encodes the following:
- the LOC133123899 gene encoding ATP-binding cassette sub-family B member 6-like, which produces MAVLGSYCADGGSMSQAWLEDGLSPCFYFTLVPSVLLTLSLFFGAFHCVCYRRYGAPMEPKFVPRSRLYGLQLAASALMLLQAAGFVAWRGARGGVLPGFALLYGLLSALGWACALALLRTERRRVVVRDRTRGHSAVLLMFWAAAFAAENLAFVSWASPLWWWGLETTEKQVDFGLWLVRYIGTGTLFVIGLKAPGLPRRPYMLLINEDERDVENGQPLLAGAESQSTWQDFGKKVRLLVPYMWPKGNVLLQGLVLLCLCLLATERVINVFVPIYNKNIVNELSDGSSWKTLATTVCLYVFLKFLQGGGAGASGFVSNLRSFLWIRVQQHTNRVVQVRLFGHLHALSLRWHLGRRTGDVLRSIDRGTSSINSLLSYIVFSIFPTIADIVIAIVFFISNFNAWFGLIIFICMFLYLTLTIVITEWRTKYRREMNTQDNNAKSKAVDSLLNFETVKYYNAENYEVNRFQDAILKYQSAEWKTNASLAFLNQTQNLIIGTGLLAGSLLCAYFVTENKFRVGDYVLFGTYIIQLYTPLNWFGTYYRMIQNSFIDMESMFKLFTEEQEVNDDVNAGNLLFKLGKVEFENVHFSYTEGNEILRDVSFTVMPGQTVALVGQSGSGKSTIIRLLFRFYDVQGGCIRIDGQDISKVKQMSLRAHIGVVPQDTVLFNDTIRDNIRYGRVSASDQEVEEAALAADIHDKIQAFPDGYDTQVGERGLKLSGGEKQRVAIARTILKAPQIILLDEATSALDTQTERNIQASLTKVCSNRTTIVVAHRLSTIIGADQILVLKDGQIAERGRHEELMDKGGLYSDMWLKQQQAAESDSASDTETKDRQTEKLQPITGHRGH; this is translated from the exons ATGGCGGTCCTGGGCAGCTACTGTGCGGACGGCGGCTCGATGAGCCAGGCCTGGCTGGAGGACGGGCTCTCCCCCTGCTTCTACTTCACCCTGGTGCCCAGCGTGCTGCTCACGCTCTCCCTGTTCTTCGGCGCCTTCCACTGCGTGTGCTACCGGCGCTACGGCGCGCCCATGGAGCCCAAGTTCGTGCCGCGGTCGCGCCTGTACGGGCTGCAGCTGGCCGCGTCGGCGCTGATGCTGCTGCAGGCGGCGGGCTTCGTGGCGTGGCGGGGCGCCCGCGGCGGCGTGCTCCCCGGGTTCGCGCTCCTGTACGGGCTGCTCTCGGCGCTGGGCTGGGCCTGCGCCCTGGCGCTGCTGCGGACGGAGCGGCGCCGGGTGGTGGTGCGCGACCGCACGCGCGGCCACAGCGCCGTCCTGCTGATGTTCTGGGCCGCGGCGTTCGCCGCCGAGAACCTGGCCTTCGTCTCCTGGGCCAGCCCCCTCTGGTGGTGGGGCCTGGAGACCACGGAAAAGCAG GTGGACTTCGGACTCTGGCTGGTCCGTTACATTGGCACAGGGACCCTCTTCGTCATTGGTCTGAAGGCTCCGGGGTTGCCACGGAGACCGTACATGCTCCTGATCAACGAAGACGAGCGCGATGTGGAGAACGGGCAG CCTCTGTTGGCGGGGGCTGAATCGCAGTCCACCTGGCAGGACTTTGGGAAGAAGGTCCGGTTGCTGGTTCCGTACATGTGGCCCAAGGGCAACGTGCTTCTCCAGGGCCTGGTTCTGCTCTGCCTGTGCCTCCTGGCCACCGAGAGGGTCATCAACGTGTTCGTGCCGATCTACAACAAGAACATCG TGAACGAGCTGTCAGACGGAAGTAGCTGGAAGACCCTGGCCACCAccgtgtgtctgtacgtgtttCTCAAGTTCCTGCAGGGCGGTGGAGCAG GTGCGTCGGGGTTCGTCAGTAACTTGCGGTCCTTCCTGTGGATCAGGGTCCAGCAGCACACCAACCGCGTGGTCCAGGTGCGGCTCTTCGGCCACCTGCACGCGCTGTCGCTACGCTGGCACCTGGGGAGACGCACGGGCGACGTCCTCCGCAGCATCGACCGCGGGACGTCCTCCATCAACAGCCTGCTCAG TTATATCGTGTTCAGCATCTTCCCCACCATCGCTGACATCGTCATCGCCATTGTGTTCTTCATCTCGAACTTCAACGCCTGGTTCGGCCTCATCATCTTCATCTGCATGTTCCTCTACCTCA CTCTCACTATCGTCATCACGGAATGGAGGACCAAGTACCGGCGCGAAATGAACACTCAGGACAACAACGCCAAGTCCAAGGCCGTGGACTCCCTGCTGAACTTTGAGACG gTGAAATATTACAATGCAGAGAACTATGAAGTGAACCGCTTTCAGGATGCCATACTCAAGTACCAG TCGGCTGAGTGGAAGACCAACGCCTCCTTGGCCTTCCTGAACCAGACTCAGAACCTGATCATCGGGACGGGCCTCCTGGCTGGGTCTCTGCTCTGCGCCTACTTCGTCACGGAGAATAAATTTCGG GTGGGTGACTATGTTCTTTTTGGGACTTACATCATCCAGTTGTACACCCCTCTGAACTGGTTTGGTACCTACTACAG AATGATCCAGAACTCCTTCATTGACATGGAGAGTATGTTTAAGCTCTTTACAGAGGAGCAAGAG gtgaaCGACGACGTCAACGCCGGGAACCTCCTGTTCAAACTGGGGAAGGTGGAGTTTGAGAACGTGCATTTCAGCTACACCGAGGG GAACGAGATTCTACGGGACGTATCCTTTACCGTAATGCCTGGTCAGACGGTGGCTCTG GTCGGCCAATCGGGATCGGGCAAAAGCACCATTATCCGACTGCTCTTCCGTTTCTATGACGTCCAGGGGGGGTGCATCCGCATCGACGGGCAGGACATCTCGAag GTGAAACAGATGTCTCTCCGGGCGCACATCGGCGTGGTCCCCCAGGACACGGTCCTCTTCAACGACACGATCCGTGACAACATCCGCTACGGACGCGTCTCCGCCTCCGaccaggaggtggaggaggccgcGCTCGCCGCAGACATCCACGACAAGATCCAGGCCTTCCCCGACG gctaCGACACGCAGGTGGGGGAGCGGGGTCTGAAGCTGAGCGGGGGGGAGAAGCAGAGGGTGGCCATCGCCCGCACCATCCTCAAAGCCCCGCAGATCATCCTGCTGGACGAG GCCACCTCCGCCCTGGACACCCAGACGGAGCGCAATATCCAGGCCAGCCTCACCAAGGTGTGCTCCAACAGGACCACCATCGTGGTGGCACACAG gCTTTCCACTATAATCGGGGCTGACCAGATCCTGGTTCTGAAGGATGGCCAGATCGCTGAACGGGGACG GCACGAGGAGCTGATGGATAAGGGAGGACTCTACTCCGACATGTGGCTCAAGCAGCAGCAGGCCGCTGAGTCTGACTCCGCCTCCGACACGGAGACCAAGGATCGGCAGACGGAGAagctgcagccaatcacaggccacAGGGGTCACTGA